A window from Triticum aestivum cultivar Chinese Spring chromosome 6D, IWGSC CS RefSeq v2.1, whole genome shotgun sequence encodes these proteins:
- the LOC542943 gene encoding 60S ribosomal protein L13-1 — MVKHNNVIPNGHFKKHWQNYVKTWFNQPARKQRRRIARQKNAVKIFPRPTSGPLRPIVQCQTRKYNMKARAGRGFTLEELKSAGIPKKLAPTIGISVDHRRKNRSLEGMQSNIQRLKTYKAKLVIFPRRARKVKAGDSTPEELANATQVQGDYMPIARGEKRSVEVVKVTEEMKEFKAYGKLRVERMNQRQLGARQKKAAEAEKEEKK; from the exons ATGGTGAAGCACAACAACGTCATCCCCAACGGCCACTTCAAGAAGCACTGGCAGAACTATGTCAAGACGTGGTTCAACCAGCCCGCCCGCAAGCAGAGGCGTCGCATCG CTCGCCAGAAGAATGCTGTGAAGATCTTCCCCCGCCCTACCTCTGGACCTCTTCGCCCCATTGTGCAATGCCAGACCCGCAAGTACAACATGAAGGCCAGGGCTGGCAGAGGATTTACCCTTGAGGAGCTTAAG TCCGCTGGCATCCCAAAGAAGCTCGCTCCGACCATTGGCATTTCTGTGGACCATCGCCGCAAGAACAGGTCGCTTGAGGGTATGCAGTCCAATATCCAGCGGCTCAAGACCTACAAGGCCAAGCTTGTTATCTTCCCAAGGCGTGCTCGCAAGGTCAAG GCTGGTGACTCTACTCCGGAGGAGCTTGCCAACGCCACACAGGTCCAGGGTGACTACATGCCCATTGCCCGTGGCGAGAAGCGCTCAGTCGAGGTCGTGAAGGTcacagaggagatgaaggagttcAAGGCCTATGGCAAGCTCCGCGTCGAGAGGATGAACCAGCGCCAGTTGGGAGCCAGGCAGAAGAAGGCTgccgaggcggagaaggaggagaagaagtga